The following coding sequences are from one Scomber japonicus isolate fScoJap1 chromosome 3, fScoJap1.pri, whole genome shotgun sequence window:
- the fam219aa gene encoding protein FAM219A has protein sequence MMEEIDRFQVPPVNGETQPLDPAASSTSEADPDNKGETVAMNYKPSPLQVQIEKQRDLARKGSVKNGTVGSPVNQQPKKNARTRLVVPNKGYSSLDQSPDEKPLVALDTDSDDDFDMSRYSSSGYSSAEQINQDLNIQLLKDGYRLDEIPDDEDLDLIPPKAVNPTCMCCQAAPSTACQIQ, from the exons ATGATGGAAGAAATCGACCGGTTTCAAGTCCCTCCAGTCAACGGAGAGACGCAGCCGCTG gACCCAGCAGCATCCTCTACCTCAGAGGCAGACCCTGACAACAAGGGAGAGACTGTGGCCATGAACTACAAGCCCTCACCACTGCAAGTCCAAATAG AGAAACAGAGGGACCTTGCCAGGAAGGGCTCAGTGAAGAATGGCACTGTGGGCAGTCCTGTCAATCAACAACCCAAGAAGAACGCCAGGACAAG GTTGGTGGTACCAAACAAAGGCTACTCCTCCTTGGACCAGAGCCCAGATGAGAAGCCCCTTGTAGCACTGGACACTGACAG TGACGATGACTTTGACATGTCCAGATACTCGTCATCAGGATACTCCTCAGCCGAG CAGATCAACCAGGACCTGAACATCCAACTCCTGAAGGATGGGTACCGGCTCGATGAGATCCCTGATGACGAGGACCTGGATCTGATCCCTCCGAAAGCAGTCAACCCCACCTGCATGTGTTGCCAGGCTGCTCCCTCCACAGCCTGTCAAATCCAGTAG